From the Shewanella amazonensis SB2B genome, one window contains:
- a CDS encoding efflux RND transporter permease subunit, with the protein MNLTHSSTQNPAATTVALMLILMFGLLAIAKLPIQLLPNIEQPQISVFNNWRAAAPQEMESNIIEPQENVLRQVPGVQEMTSNISQGFGGITLTFEVGTNMQEAMINVINALNQTPPRPLDAGEPFINVGGGNGGTPNLASLLIYTLPDNPQTDLSQYQKLIDDLVEPRLRQITGIGAVQLQSELPKELHIEFDPFRAAALGITLDQLRSTISRAADISGGTAKVGRREYTVRFAGQYRPETLGQLIVAYNAGRPVYLHELADIRVTTAEQRGFTKRNGYPAYYITLQGTFDANTVEALDGVNQAINDLNREVLNPRGLTLELSFDASVHIKRAILLVKGNLGIGVLLALLILYGFLRDIRATLMIGVTIPLALLIAFITLEAMGRTLNIISLAGLAFAVGLVLDAAIIVQENIVRLRHQGMALTQAVLTGTAQVKGALLASTATTVAIFLPVLFMPGVEGQLFSDLALTLSVAVVSSFVSAISVIPMLNMLWLKTDTQQSGKDYWQPLSVWVKRLTLTRKLAAFWCALLIVGTSALSLLLMPRVDFLPQASGDGIFTFFSLPPGANIDAMETELGTRLISRLKPYYDKEKQPYIKGYNFSVFGAFNVLFIYPEDPTRIDEMLGLLNNEILKDLPDTQAFPNRSTLLNFGFNGGRAINIDLIGPDMEQLMSVASAAMPLINNAMPGAVVRPIPGLSLAQPELQLIPDEHRLAQAGADRTQIANAIRAYTSGLWVGEYFDGNERMDVLLKGPEWQYPEQLAATPVYTPGAGVQTIGELATIQRTVGPTQLQRVNGRRAISLLVIPPQNLSMDEAMEQLSGGTLDEIRALLPADGSLAFRGTADRLSHTIMQMGTNFLMAVVILFLLMAALFKSVKDSLLVILSMPMAICGGVMSLRLLNLFSFQSLDLLTMIGFIILLGLVVNNAILLVDQTRQGSRDGLLLDDAIYQAVATRARPVYMSTLTSIFGMLPLMLVPGVGSEIYRGLAAVIVGGMTFSALFTLVLMPSLLRLTATRALSTKALTQEVTQ; encoded by the coding sequence ATGAACCTGACCCATTCCAGCACACAAAACCCGGCCGCCACCACAGTGGCGCTGATGCTGATCCTGATGTTTGGCCTGCTTGCCATCGCAAAACTGCCAATACAGCTGCTGCCCAACATAGAGCAGCCCCAGATTTCCGTGTTCAATAACTGGCGTGCTGCGGCGCCCCAGGAAATGGAGTCGAATATCATAGAACCCCAGGAAAACGTGCTCAGGCAGGTACCCGGGGTTCAGGAAATGACATCCAATATCTCCCAGGGTTTTGGAGGCATTACGCTGACCTTCGAGGTGGGCACCAATATGCAGGAGGCGATGATTAATGTCATAAACGCCCTCAACCAAACACCGCCCAGACCGCTGGATGCGGGTGAGCCCTTTATCAATGTGGGCGGCGGAAATGGTGGTACCCCCAACCTGGCCTCTCTGCTGATTTACACCCTGCCGGATAATCCACAAACCGATTTATCCCAATACCAAAAGCTGATTGATGATTTGGTTGAGCCCAGGCTCAGGCAGATAACCGGTATTGGCGCCGTGCAACTGCAGAGTGAATTGCCCAAGGAACTGCACATTGAATTTGACCCCTTTAGGGCGGCCGCTCTGGGCATCACCCTAGATCAACTCAGAAGCACCATTTCCCGCGCAGCAGACATCTCCGGCGGCACCGCCAAGGTAGGGCGACGGGAATACACGGTACGCTTTGCCGGCCAGTATCGCCCCGAGACCCTGGGGCAACTCATCGTGGCCTACAATGCCGGGCGCCCCGTGTACCTGCATGAACTGGCTGACATTCGGGTCACCACCGCCGAGCAGCGGGGCTTCACCAAACGTAATGGCTACCCTGCGTACTACATCACCCTGCAAGGCACCTTCGACGCCAACACGGTCGAGGCACTGGACGGGGTCAACCAGGCCATCAACGATCTCAACCGGGAGGTGCTCAATCCCCGTGGACTGACGCTGGAGTTGTCCTTTGATGCCTCGGTCCATATCAAACGTGCCATCCTGCTGGTCAAAGGTAATCTGGGTATTGGGGTGCTACTTGCACTGCTGATTTTGTATGGCTTTTTGCGGGATATCCGCGCCACCCTGATGATTGGGGTCACCATACCCCTGGCACTGCTGATAGCCTTTATCACCCTCGAAGCCATGGGCAGAACACTGAATATCATCTCACTGGCGGGACTCGCGTTTGCGGTGGGTCTGGTGCTGGATGCCGCCATTATAGTGCAGGAAAACATCGTCAGGCTGCGGCATCAGGGCATGGCGCTGACACAGGCGGTACTCACGGGCACGGCACAGGTGAAAGGTGCGCTGCTGGCCTCCACCGCCACCACAGTGGCCATCTTTTTACCGGTGCTTTTTATGCCCGGCGTTGAGGGGCAGCTCTTTTCAGATCTGGCTCTCACTCTCTCGGTCGCTGTGGTCTCTTCGTTTGTCAGCGCCATCAGCGTTATCCCCATGCTGAACATGCTGTGGCTGAAAACCGACACCCAGCAAAGCGGCAAAGACTATTGGCAGCCGCTGAGCGTCTGGGTCAAGCGCCTGACTCTCACACGCAAGCTCGCCGCATTTTGGTGTGCACTGCTGATTGTCGGCACAAGTGCCCTGAGTTTGCTGCTGATGCCCCGAGTCGATTTTTTGCCCCAGGCCAGTGGCGATGGCATCTTTACCTTTTTCTCCCTCCCCCCCGGTGCCAACATTGATGCCATGGAAACCGAGCTGGGTACGCGCCTTATCAGCCGATTGAAACCCTATTACGACAAAGAAAAACAGCCATATATCAAGGGCTATAACTTCTCGGTTTTCGGCGCATTTAACGTGCTCTTTATCTACCCGGAAGATCCAACCCGTATTGATGAGATGTTGGGGCTGCTGAATAACGAAATCCTCAAAGACCTGCCGGACACCCAGGCGTTCCCCAATCGCAGCACCCTGCTCAATTTTGGCTTTAACGGTGGCCGCGCCATCAATATCGATTTAATAGGGCCGGACATGGAGCAGCTGATGTCGGTGGCATCGGCCGCCATGCCGCTCATCAACAACGCCATGCCCGGCGCTGTGGTGCGCCCCATTCCGGGGCTGAGCCTGGCACAACCGGAACTGCAACTCATCCCCGATGAACACAGACTCGCCCAGGCGGGAGCCGATCGCACCCAAATCGCCAACGCCATCCGCGCCTATACCTCTGGCCTGTGGGTAGGTGAGTATTTCGACGGGAACGAGCGCATGGATGTGCTGCTTAAGGGCCCAGAGTGGCAATATCCGGAGCAGCTGGCGGCCACCCCCGTGTACACCCCGGGGGCAGGCGTGCAGACCATAGGTGAGCTGGCCACCATTCAGCGCACTGTGGGACCAACCCAGTTGCAACGGGTCAATGGGCGCCGGGCTATCTCGCTGCTGGTGATACCGCCCCAGAATCTGTCCATGGATGAAGCCATGGAACAACTCAGCGGCGGTACTCTGGATGAGATCCGCGCCCTGCTGCCCGCCGACGGCTCTCTGGCATTTCGAGGCACCGCCGACCGCTTAAGCCATACCATCATGCAAATGGGTACCAACTTCCTGATGGCGGTGGTGATCCTGTTTTTGTTGATGGCAGCCCTGTTCAAATCTGTAAAAGACAGCCTTTTGGTGATCCTCTCTATGCCCATGGCAATTTGCGGTGGCGTAATGAGCCTGCGATTGCTGAATCTCTTCAGCTTCCAGAGCCTGGATTTGCTCACCATGATTGGCTTTATCATATTGCTGGGACTGGTGGTCAATAACGCCATCCTGCTGGTGGATCAAACCCGTCAGGGCAGCCGCGATGGTCTGTTGCTGGACGATGCTATTTATCAGGCGGTGGCCACCCGCGCCCGACCTGTGTACATGAGCACCCTCACCAGTATTTTTGGTATGTTACCCCTGATGCTGGTGCCCGGCGTGGGCAGTGAAATCTATCGTGGTCTTGCCGCCGTGATTGTGGGCGGCATGACGTTCAGCGCCCTTTTCACCCTCGTTCTCATGCCCAGCCTACTTCGCCTTACAGCCACCCGAGCTCTCAGCACCAAAGCGCTGACACAAGAGGTAACTCAATGA
- the ftnA gene encoding non-heme ferritin, with the protein MLAATMIEKLNEQINLEFFSSNLYLQMSAWCEDKGFEGAAHFMRAHADEEMGHMRRLFTYVSETGGVPLIGAIAAPKAEFTSLLSLFEYTYEHEQTITRKINELAHVAFSTQDYSTFHFLQWYVAEQHEEEKLFKSIVDKIRLVGEDGKALFFIDKDLAMLATQEAESIMKPSAQ; encoded by the coding sequence ATGCTGGCTGCCACCATGATTGAAAAGCTCAACGAGCAGATTAACCTCGAATTTTTCTCTTCCAACCTGTATCTGCAAATGAGTGCCTGGTGCGAGGATAAGGGGTTTGAAGGGGCCGCCCACTTTATGCGTGCCCATGCAGACGAAGAAATGGGCCATATGCGCCGCCTGTTTACCTATGTCAGCGAAACCGGAGGCGTGCCGCTCATTGGTGCCATTGCCGCACCCAAAGCCGAGTTTACGTCTTTGTTGTCTCTGTTCGAGTATACCTACGAGCATGAGCAAACCATCACCCGTAAAATCAATGAATTGGCCCATGTTGCTTTTTCAACACAAGATTATTCCACCTTCCACTTCCTGCAGTGGTATGTGGCAGAGCAGCATGAAGAAGAAAAGCTGTTCAAGAGCATTGTCGATAAAATCCGCCTGGTTGGTGAAGATGGCAAGGCGCTGTTCTTTATCGATAAAGATTTGGCCATGTTGGCCACTCAAGAGGCGGAAAGCATCATGAAACCCTCAGCGCAGTAA